Proteins encoded within one genomic window of Egicoccus sp. AB-alg2:
- a CDS encoding VOC family protein, whose product MTVHFVQWTLDVRDVTRMARFWSEALGYTVDAGDDGSAKLYPPDEASPSMPTLWLQNTATPKQHKNRNHPDLRPVDGDVDAEVERLLTLGATRVDVGQRADDPFVVLADPEGNEFCVLRRDPRRTD is encoded by the coding sequence GTGACCGTCCACTTCGTCCAGTGGACCCTCGACGTCCGCGACGTCACGCGGATGGCGCGCTTCTGGTCCGAGGCCCTCGGCTACACGGTCGACGCGGGCGACGACGGGTCGGCCAAGCTCTACCCGCCGGACGAGGCGTCGCCGAGCATGCCGACACTGTGGCTCCAGAACACGGCCACGCCGAAGCAGCACAAGAACCGCAACCATCCCGATCTGCGACCCGTGGACGGTGACGTCGATGCCGAGGTGGAGCGGTTGCTCACGCTCGGCGCCACCCGGGTGGACGTGGGCCAGCGCGCCGACGATCCGTTCGTGGTGCTCGCTGATCCCGAAGGCAACGAGTTCTGCGTCCTTCGCCGCGACCCGCGCAGGACCGACTGA
- a CDS encoding LLM class flavin-dependent oxidoreductase, whose translation MQFGVHLPLTDFGQGLPSSAQLREYVVTAAALDYAALAVNDHLLWQRPWLDGPATLTAVHAQAGSMALVTSISLPVVRHPAVVAKWLTTLGCLTDQRIVAGLGPGSSAADYAVVGLPFDQRWARFDEAFAAVRALVRGEGPEGGDFYDLRDVHLAPVPEVAPEVWFGSWGSELRLRAMSRLADGWMASGYNTTPQRFAETRRRLDAHLRAAGRDPTTFPDLIATVWLYVSDDQAPAERLLRDVLAPILQRDARQLAAQLPIGSADHCIELLSAYAQAGARLLLLWPIHDPVQQLHVFHDRVTPWL comes from the coding sequence ATGCAGTTCGGGGTGCACCTGCCGTTGACGGACTTCGGGCAGGGTCTGCCGAGCTCCGCACAGCTGCGCGAGTACGTGGTCACCGCAGCGGCTCTGGACTACGCCGCGCTGGCGGTCAACGATCACCTGCTCTGGCAGCGACCATGGTTGGACGGCCCGGCCACGCTGACGGCGGTGCACGCACAGGCCGGGAGCATGGCCCTGGTGACGAGCATCAGCCTGCCCGTGGTCCGGCATCCCGCGGTGGTCGCCAAGTGGCTGACCACCCTCGGGTGCCTGACGGACCAGCGGATCGTGGCGGGGCTGGGCCCGGGCTCGTCGGCTGCCGACTATGCCGTCGTGGGGCTGCCGTTCGACCAACGCTGGGCTCGGTTCGACGAGGCGTTCGCGGCGGTCCGGGCCCTGGTCCGCGGCGAAGGTCCCGAGGGGGGCGACTTCTACGACCTCCGGGACGTCCACCTGGCTCCCGTGCCGGAGGTGGCTCCCGAGGTCTGGTTCGGCAGCTGGGGGTCCGAGCTTCGGCTGCGCGCCATGTCACGGCTCGCCGACGGCTGGATGGCGTCCGGCTACAACACCACACCGCAGCGGTTCGCCGAAACACGTCGGCGCCTCGACGCTCATCTGCGCGCGGCCGGTCGTGACCCCACCACGTTCCCCGACCTGATCGCCACCGTCTGGCTGTACGTCAGCGACGACCAGGCGCCGGCCGAGCGCCTGCTGCGGGACGTCCTGGCGCCGATCCTGCAGCGTGATGCCCGGCAGCTGGCCGCCCAGTTGCCGATCGGATCCGCCGACCATTGCATCGAGCTGCTGAGCGCCTACGCGCAGGCCGGCGCCCGACTCCTGCTCCTGTGGCCGATCCACGATCCGGTGCAGCAGCTCCACGTCTTCCACGACCGCGTCACCCCGTGGCTGTGA
- a CDS encoding GNAT family N-acetyltransferase — protein sequence MAFHVEPATIERFEDVATMLGPKNPASSVCWCLSHRVDSRTNQELVGPARGEYVRSLCERAVAPGVLAYDGDEVVGWAAVAPRSELPFARSTKIPHVDDLPVWSVWCIRVRPGHRGRGISRPLLDGAVAYAAARGAPAVEGYPVDNQGAKVDLTMAYVGTRALFERAGFTKAADTTSVSGGFPRVLMRLHLDPAGRTTTVD from the coding sequence ATGGCCTTCCACGTGGAACCGGCGACGATCGAGCGGTTCGAGGACGTCGCGACCATGCTCGGGCCGAAGAACCCGGCCTCCTCGGTGTGCTGGTGCCTCAGCCATCGTGTCGACTCTCGCACCAACCAGGAGCTCGTCGGGCCGGCGCGAGGCGAGTACGTCAGGTCGCTGTGCGAACGCGCCGTCGCTCCCGGCGTGCTGGCCTACGACGGTGACGAGGTCGTCGGCTGGGCCGCGGTCGCTCCCCGCTCCGAACTACCCTTCGCCCGCTCGACGAAGATCCCCCACGTCGACGACCTGCCGGTCTGGTCGGTCTGGTGCATCCGCGTGCGGCCCGGCCACCGCGGCAGGGGCATCTCCCGTCCGCTGCTCGACGGGGCCGTGGCCTACGCCGCCGCCCGCGGCGCGCCGGCCGTCGAGGGCTACCCCGTCGACAACCAGGGCGCCAAGGTCGACCTCACCATGGCGTACGTCGGCACGCGCGCGCTGTTCGAGCGCGCCGGCTTCACCAAGGCGGCCGACACGACATCCGTCTCCGGCGGCTTCCCCCGCGTCCTGATGCGCCTGCACCTCGATCCGGCCGGGCGCACGACTACGGTCGACTGA
- the cpaB gene encoding Flp pilus assembly protein CpaB, whose product MNPRQRRGVLLISLAGVCAVAVLVAVSGYLRDVRAQLGPMLTIVATAGDLQAYTPIQPEHLVTAQVPQRWAPPNTFHDPQELIGLVTAADVPEGTLMTSGLVRERPAVEPGQREIAILVDAETGVAGKLRTGDVVDIFATFPGDETAGTRPSSRIVVQRAQVLEVGSLVTEEDETFNVSTKVPITFLLSIADTRTLTYVESFATSIRLALRSPLDDSLLDDGQTIYQPGLDDLGRVGDPLPLPAPDATAADAASEPEASDDDATDDGAEADAADPDDDADDTDDGDADEDEEADA is encoded by the coding sequence GTGAACCCCCGCCAGCGCCGCGGTGTGCTGCTGATCTCGCTCGCCGGCGTGTGCGCCGTCGCCGTCCTGGTCGCCGTCAGCGGCTACCTGCGGGACGTGCGCGCCCAGCTGGGTCCGATGCTGACGATCGTGGCCACGGCCGGCGACCTGCAGGCCTACACCCCGATTCAGCCCGAGCACCTGGTCACCGCCCAGGTGCCGCAGCGGTGGGCGCCGCCCAACACCTTCCACGACCCACAGGAACTGATCGGGCTGGTGACCGCCGCCGACGTGCCCGAAGGCACGCTCATGACCAGCGGCCTGGTCCGCGAGCGCCCCGCCGTCGAACCGGGCCAGCGCGAGATCGCCATCCTCGTCGACGCGGAGACCGGCGTCGCCGGCAAGCTGCGCACCGGTGACGTCGTCGACATCTTCGCGACCTTCCCGGGCGACGAGACGGCCGGCACCCGCCCCTCGTCGCGCATCGTCGTCCAGCGGGCGCAGGTACTCGAGGTCGGCTCGCTGGTCACCGAGGAGGACGAGACCTTCAACGTCAGCACGAAGGTCCCGATCACGTTCCTGCTGTCCATCGCCGACACGCGCACGCTCACGTACGTGGAGTCGTTCGCGACCAGCATCCGCCTGGCGCTGCGATCCCCGCTGGACGACTCGCTGCTCGACGACGGGCAGACGATCTACCAGCCGGGCCTCGACGACCTCGGACGCGTGGGCGACCCACTCCCGCTGCCCGCTCCCGACGCCACCGCTGCCGATGCCGCCTCCGAGCCGGAGGCGTCCGACGACGACGCCACCGACGACGGCGCGGAGGCCGACGCCGCGGACCCCGATGACGACGCCGACGACACGGACGACGGCGACGCCGACGAGGACGAGGAGGCGGACGCATGA
- a CDS encoding FhaA domain-containing protein, translated as MGVLQDFERRLEGAVEGFFARAFRSGLQPVELAKALQRYAEDNQHVTADGVVVPNVYRIHVSPRDHDRLSSFGASLPRELAEVVVRTSTDRGWSLRGPVKVRIEALDEVRFGMYDLAGRVEVVDPSAPSGARLRGGSRAPSGAPASAPPPTRSTGPPPGLDQTQVVTHARATLQLRIANGPGKGTTTPLTGQRVTLGRLNSCTVTLDDSTVSREHAALVRRGETWWVVDLNSTNGTSVNGVHAAEQPVAPGDRIELGDAVVELVEGRE; from the coding sequence ATGGGCGTGCTACAGGACTTCGAGCGACGCCTCGAGGGCGCCGTCGAGGGCTTCTTCGCGCGCGCCTTCCGGTCCGGATTGCAGCCCGTCGAACTCGCCAAGGCGCTGCAACGCTACGCCGAGGACAACCAGCACGTCACGGCCGACGGGGTGGTGGTCCCCAACGTCTACCGGATCCACGTCAGCCCGCGTGACCACGACCGGCTGTCGTCGTTCGGTGCGTCGTTGCCGCGCGAGCTCGCCGAGGTGGTGGTGCGCACCAGCACCGACCGGGGCTGGTCGCTGCGCGGGCCGGTGAAGGTCCGCATCGAGGCGCTCGACGAGGTCCGTTTCGGGATGTACGACCTGGCCGGCCGCGTCGAGGTGGTCGACCCCTCGGCACCCTCCGGCGCCCGCCTGCGTGGCGGCTCGCGCGCGCCGTCCGGCGCCCCGGCCAGCGCGCCGCCGCCCACCCGCAGCACGGGCCCACCGCCGGGGCTGGACCAGACCCAGGTGGTCACCCACGCCCGGGCGACCCTGCAGCTGCGCATCGCCAACGGCCCGGGCAAGGGCACCACCACCCCGCTCACCGGCCAGCGGGTGACCCTGGGCCGGCTCAACTCGTGCACCGTGACCCTCGACGACTCGACCGTGTCGCGTGAGCACGCCGCCCTGGTCCGGCGCGGCGAGACGTGGTGGGTCGTCGACCTGAACTCGACCAACGGCACCAGCGTGAACGGGGTGCACGCGGCCGAGCAGCCCGTGGCGCCCGGTGACCGCATCGAGCTCGGCGACGCCGTCGTCGAACTGG